A single Anopheles maculipalpis chromosome 3RL, idAnoMacuDA_375_x, whole genome shotgun sequence DNA region contains:
- the LOC126561699 gene encoding H(+)/Cl(-) exchange transporter 7, with amino-acid sequence MSLERRLFESDSDEENIHQEEFVNRRNPRNEPTDFNIPVTNAADADPAFNLNRRSKEASQYESLDYDVCENVLWRREQTKIKPKFTVRKDFSRWVISLQIGVCTAIVACCINIVIEEVSRLKYAFLKSQVDENVLRGDLSIPYLYWSLLNLVPVVIGATLVAYIEPVAAGSGIPQVKCYLNGVKVPRIVRIKTLAVKAVGVATSVIGGLAGGKEGPMIHSGAVIAAGISQGKSTTFRRDLKILQHFRDDHEKRDFVVGGAAAGVAAAFGAPIGGILFSLEEAASFWNQSLIWRTFFASIISSFTLNLILSAYHGLSSFHYRGLFNLGEFAPLPFEYFELPIFMLMGMLGGCSGALWNAVNSRINMFRAHAIKPRWAKVLEAAFVAVLGATFACLMAYTINDCRPLGRDPTEHPVQLFCQDNEYNAAAALWFQTPEATVKALFHDPPGSHKILTLAVFVLIYYPLSCVTYGLSVSLGIFIPTLLIGAAWGRLLASFTVLAFPASSAFVSPGKYALIGAAAQLGGVVRMTLSLSVILLETTGNIGFILPIILTLMTAKWSGDYFNEGIYDIQIRTSRVPMLPWHVEPEYQNLSARHIMARPVVCVRLEEKVQYLMDILKNTSHNGFPVVEDGDDGSRVNGRLIGLILRSQLVVILKHSYYQESSSFWESTVSIEAFRDAYPRYPAVEDLHVNAHKRSGKFSVNMEMFMNPSPYSVEEGTSVPRIFQLFRALGLRHLVVVSSENRVRGIITRKDFLKHH; translated from the exons ATGTCGCTCGAAAGGCGACTATTCGAATCCGACAGTGATGAAGAAAACATCCACCAGGAAGAATTTGTGAATCGGCGAAATCCgcgaaat GAACCGACCGACTTCAATATACCGGTCACGAATGCAGCGGACGCCGACCCGGCCTTTAACTTAAACAGGCGATCGAAGGAAGCGTCCCAATATGAG AGCTTGGATTACGATGTGTGCGAAAATGTGCTGTGGCGCCGGGAACAAACGAAGATCAAACCAAAGTTCACCGTACGGAAGGATTTTTCCCGCTGGGTCATTTCGCTCCAAATCGGTGTCTGTACCGCGATTGTTGCCTGCTGCATCAACATCGTGATCGAGGAGGTTTCCCGTCTGAAGTACGCATTCCTAAAGAGCCAGGTCGACGAGAATGTGCTGCGAGGTGATCTGAGCATTCCCTATCTGTACTGGTCGCTGCTAAATCTCGTCCCGGTCGTCATTGGTGCTACGCTAGTTGCATACATTGAACCGGTCGCTGCTGGCAGTGGTATCCCGCAGGTGAAATGCTACCTGAACGGTGTCAAAGTGCCACGAATCGTACGCATCAAAACGCTAGCGGTGAAAGCGGTTGGAGTGGCCACATCCGTAATCGGTGGCCTAGCCGGTGGAAAGGAAGGACCGATGATACACAGCGGTGCGGTCATTGCGGCCGGCATTTCGCAAGgcaaaagcaccacctttcGGCGAGATTTGAAGATACTGCAGCACTTCCGGGACGATCATGAAAAGCGCGACTTTGTGGTGGGTGGTGCTGCGGCAGGTGTAGCGGCCGCTTTCGGTGCTCCGATCGGTGGGATTCTATTCTCGCTCGAAGAGGCAGCCAGCTTCTGGAACCAGAGTCTCATTTGGCGCACGTTTTTCGCCTCGATCATTAGCTCGTTTACGCTCAATCTGATCCTGTCGGCATACCACGGGCTGAGCAGCTTCCACTACCgtggtttgtttaatttggGCGAATTTGCACCGCTTCCGTTCGAGTACTTTGAGTTGCCGATCTTTATGCTGATGGGCATGCTGGGAGGATGTTCTGGAGCGCTTTGGAATGCGGTAAACAGTAGGATCAACATGTTTCGGGCACACGCCATCAAGCCACGATGGGCAAAGGTTTTGGAAGCGGCATTTGTTGCCGTGTTGGGCGCTACCTTTGCCTGCCTGATGGCTTACACGATCAATGACTGCCGACCGTTGGGACGCGATCCAACCGAGCATCCGGTGCAGCTGTTCTGCCAGGACAATGAGTATAATGCTGCTGCGGCACTCTGGTTCCAAACGCCCGAAGCAACGGTGAAGGCACTCTTCCACGATCCTCCCGGTTCACACAAGATACTCACGCTGGCGGTATTTGTGCTGATCTACTATCCGCTGTCGTGTGTTACGTACGGGCTGAGCGTATCGCTTGGAATATTCATTCCCACGCTACTGATCGGTGCCGCCTGGGGACGTTTGCTCGCGTCCTTCACAGTGCTCGCCTTTCCCGCTTCGAGT GCATTTGTGTCGCCAGGGAAGTATGCGCTGATTGGAGCAGCCGCCCAACTGGGAGGCGTTGTACGAATGACGCTTAGCTTGAGTGTTATCCTACTGGAAACGACCGGTAACATTGGCTTTATACTACCAATCATACTAACACTGATGACGGCCAAATGGAGCGGAGACTACTTCAACGAAGGCATCTATGACATTCAAATCCGCACATCGCGTGTTCCGATGCTTCCATGGCACGTAGAGCCGGAGTATCAAAATCTCTCCGCGCGTCACATTATGGCCCGTCCGGTCGTCTGCGTACGACTGGAGGAGAAGGTTCAATATCTGATGGACATACTGAAAAATACGTCCCACAATGGTTTCCCCGTGGTGGaagatggtgatgat GGATCACGTGTTAACGGTCGTCTGATCGGATTGATCTTGCGCTCCCAGCTGGTGGTGATACTGAAGCACAGCTACTACCAAGAATCGAGCAGCTTCTGGGAGTCCACCGTCAGTATTGAAGCGTTTCGCGATGCTTATCCACGCTATCCAGCCGTTGAG GATCTGCACGTGAACGCACACAAAAGGAGCGGAAAATTCTCCGTAAACATGGAAATGTTTATGAACCCTTCACCGTACAGCGTCGAGGAAGGCACATCGGTACCACGCATCTTCCAATTGTTTCGGGCCCTTGGTTTGCGCCATCTCGTCGTAGTGTCGTCGGAGAATCGTGTGCGGGGCATAATTACGCGCAAAGATTTCCTGAAGCATCATTAG